In a genomic window of Hyphomonas sp.:
- the mreC gene encoding rod shape-determining protein MreC, with the protein MARLGRSGSKTRKRSPKRLVLSVFIFAALALVLAQSAPQVRAFFNPVRTTVGDRLGGNEGFNAWAWVTGQAKRERRIRELEAEVRNLSRYKAAAISMAERLEAYEEILNLMGEPPARGVTARVTAENDGPFAQTILANAGRAQGVEPGAVALNEGGLVGRVIQLGEYSSRILLITDFNSRVPVMGEVSGVRAILYGGRDGLGGLTDLPERDEFVEGERILTSAEGGAFPRGLVVGEARKVGGDWRVKFSMADRDGGYVQMIPPPEIQKPVALEPESTALDASPAQGARQ; encoded by the coding sequence ATGGCACGCCTCGGCCGATCAGGATCGAAAACTCGCAAACGCTCCCCCAAGCGTCTCGTCCTCAGTGTGTTCATTTTTGCGGCCCTCGCGCTCGTCCTCGCACAGTCTGCGCCACAAGTCCGCGCCTTCTTCAATCCCGTCCGCACCACGGTGGGTGACCGGCTGGGCGGCAATGAAGGCTTCAATGCCTGGGCCTGGGTGACCGGCCAGGCCAAGCGCGAACGTCGCATTCGTGAGCTTGAGGCGGAGGTACGCAACCTGTCGCGCTACAAGGCCGCGGCCATATCCATGGCAGAGCGGCTGGAGGCCTACGAAGAAATTCTGAATCTGATGGGCGAGCCGCCGGCACGGGGTGTCACGGCGCGGGTCACGGCCGAGAATGACGGCCCCTTTGCACAGACCATCCTGGCCAATGCCGGGCGGGCCCAGGGGGTCGAACCGGGCGCCGTGGCGCTGAATGAGGGCGGCCTCGTCGGCCGCGTCATCCAGCTCGGGGAATATTCCTCACGCATTCTGCTGATTACCGATTTCAACAGCCGCGTGCCGGTCATGGGAGAAGTCAGCGGCGTGCGCGCCATTCTCTATGGGGGGCGCGACGGCCTGGGTGGACTGACAGACCTGCCGGAGCGTGACGAGTTCGTCGAAGGCGAGCGTATCCTGACCTCGGCCGAGGGCGGGGCATTCCCGCGCGGCCTGGTGGTCGGAGAGGCGCGCAAGGTCGGCGGGGACTGGCGCGTGAAGTTCTCGATGGCAGACCGCGATGGCGGGTATGTGCAGATGATCCCGCCGCCCGAGATTCAAAAGCCGGTCGCCCTGGAACCTGAGTCAACAGCCCTGGATGCCAGCCCGGCGCAGGGGGCGCGTCAATAG
- a CDS encoding rod shape-determining protein, translating to MIGSLLGMLSTDMAIDLGTANTLVYVKGQGVKLDEPSVVAYMTQGGRKIVYAVGEQAKNMLGKTPVNMEAIRPMRDGVIADFEVAEEMIKHFIRKVHNRRAFVSPLIIICVPSSATSVERRAIHQSALAAGAREVQLIEEPMAAAIGAGLPIDDPAGSMVVDIGGGTSEVAVLSLGGIVYSRSVRVGGDKMDQAIVNYLRREQKILIGEMSAERIKKEIGTAQPPENGTGMALTVRGRGTLDGVPKETEITEAMIAEALREPVTDIIDAVKIALEAMPPELAADIVDRGIVLTGGGALLRNLDTVIREQAQLPVMIADDPLKCVVNGCGHVLENFSKMRTVLSPEV from the coding sequence ATGATTGGTAGCCTCCTCGGCATGCTGTCCACGGACATGGCCATTGACCTCGGCACAGCGAACACGCTGGTCTATGTGAAGGGGCAGGGCGTCAAGCTCGATGAACCTTCCGTCGTCGCCTACATGACCCAGGGTGGCCGCAAGATCGTCTATGCGGTCGGCGAGCAGGCCAAGAACATGCTCGGCAAGACGCCGGTGAACATGGAAGCCATCCGCCCCATGCGCGATGGCGTGATCGCCGATTTCGAAGTCGCCGAGGAAATGATCAAGCATTTCATCCGGAAGGTTCATAACCGCCGGGCGTTCGTGTCTCCTCTCATCATCATCTGCGTGCCCAGTTCCGCAACCAGCGTTGAGCGCCGCGCCATCCACCAGTCGGCCCTGGCCGCCGGTGCCCGCGAAGTGCAGTTGATCGAGGAACCCATGGCCGCCGCCATCGGCGCCGGCCTGCCGATTGACGACCCGGCCGGGTCCATGGTGGTCGACATCGGCGGCGGCACGTCCGAAGTGGCTGTCCTGTCGCTGGGCGGCATTGTCTATTCGCGGTCCGTCCGCGTCGGCGGTGACAAGATGGACCAGGCCATCGTCAACTATCTGCGCCGCGAACAGAAAATCCTCATCGGCGAAATGTCGGCTGAACGGATCAAGAAGGAAATCGGCACCGCCCAGCCGCCGGAAAACGGCACCGGCATGGCACTGACCGTTCGGGGCCGCGGTACGCTGGATGGTGTGCCGAAAGAGACCGAAATCACCGAAGCGATGATCGCCGAAGCGCTGCGCGAGCCCGTGACGGACATCATCGACGCTGTTAAGATCGCTCTGGAAGCGATGCCCCCGGAACTCGCTGCGGACATCGTGGACCGCGGGATTGTGCTGACCGGCGGGGGCGCCTTGTTGCGCAATCTGGACACTGTCATCCGCGAACAGGCGCAGCTGCCCGTGATGATTGCAGACGATCCGCTCAAATGTGTCGTGAACGGGTGCGGCCATGTGCTTGAGAACTTCTCGAAGATGCGGACCGTGCTTTCACCCGAAGTCTGA
- a CDS encoding glycosyltransferase produces the protein MTHADFPRLNIAVLLPCYNEGKSIASVVIGFRKALPSARIYVYDNNSSDDTSAQAAFAGATVVPSRRQGKGNVVRQMFADIEADIYVMADGDGTYDPTAAPRMIDTLLADRADMVVGTRRNVTEDAGRNGHAFGNRLFNIIYRTLFGSDFTDIFSGYRAFTRRFAKSFPASSPGFEIETEMSVHASTLRLPVSEIEFDYGRRVEGSESKLSTFRDGFRILRMMGMLMKETKPFVFFSAVSAGLFGLAALSSAPVLFEYFETGLVTRMPTWMLSMTLLLGAMMTFTAGIILDSLSRARIEQKRIHYLSIAPARGEKYFNTAGTAADRSETDPLLAPTMRKTGG, from the coding sequence ATGACGCACGCAGATTTTCCGCGCCTGAACATCGCCGTCCTCCTGCCCTGTTACAATGAGGGCAAATCCATCGCCTCGGTGGTCATCGGGTTCCGAAAGGCCCTGCCTTCGGCCCGCATCTACGTCTATGACAACAATTCGAGCGATGACACGTCGGCGCAGGCCGCGTTCGCCGGTGCGACGGTTGTGCCCTCGCGCCGCCAGGGAAAGGGCAATGTCGTGCGCCAGATGTTCGCCGACATCGAGGCCGACATCTACGTCATGGCCGACGGCGATGGCACCTATGACCCGACCGCGGCCCCGCGCATGATCGATACGCTGCTGGCAGACCGGGCCGACATGGTGGTGGGAACCCGCCGCAATGTGACGGAAGATGCCGGACGCAATGGCCATGCCTTCGGCAATCGCCTGTTCAACATCATCTATCGCACCCTGTTCGGCAGCGATTTCACGGACATCTTCTCCGGCTATCGCGCGTTCACCCGCCGGTTTGCGAAAAGCTTCCCGGCATCTTCCCCGGGATTCGAGATCGAAACGGAAATGTCTGTTCACGCCTCGACGCTGCGCCTGCCGGTGTCCGAGATCGAATTCGACTACGGTCGCCGCGTGGAGGGATCCGAAAGCAAGCTGTCCACGTTTCGTGACGGGTTTCGCATCCTTCGCATGATGGGCATGCTGATGAAGGAGACCAAGCCGTTCGTGTTCTTCAGCGCGGTCTCTGCCGGCCTGTTCGGACTGGCCGCCCTTTCCAGTGCCCCGGTACTGTTTGAGTATTTTGAAACCGGTCTCGTGACCCGCATGCCGACATGGATGCTGTCCATGACGCTGCTGCTGGGCGCGATGATGACGTTCACTGCCGGCATCATTCTGGACTCGCTGTCGCGCGCGCGTATCGAGCAGAAGCGGATCCACTATCTGTCAATCGCCCCGGCCCGTGGGGAGAAATACTTCAACACGGCAGGCACGGCGGCAGACCGCAGCGAGACTGACCCGCTACTGGCACCCACCATGCGAAAAACGGGCGGCTGA
- a CDS encoding HAMP domain-containing sensor histidine kinase: MAKQEKSFLSYVTGNALPRETAVDRLILLQQHMDFSRHKLVMALIMLVNTIGASFLVHRWVPNTNIEVWITINLGLALLLVIDYLLKRGRPAPKQVSGKYLRRSEFLAIAFGLAWGSLPFFVGPDENAAMIMGGLMITPMSAGMASMLTRVPRIVLRYAIAAFVAGAAYSAFYQSVTGATICAMMIFFKFALYLGARSSYLVYRSDIDATIKAEESRDLLIGALEASHQAFAIFSEAGDVIVENQLHQKVFSSREDSLEPVDKPIRRDGVYWQKSVEHITGVGTVVVYTDVTRMEEVRFEIENARNEAEAANEAKTRFLASMSAELKVPLDVISACAGVIGSSSNIPCNEEEVSTYADKIGEQAMILSSTLDGIINFTRMERDDYLAQSSEVSVSEVINNVVRKFTEGEYARFADRLKVSVPQNLSADMDENSFEIIVRNIIKNALEAGSSAPIVVKAGMVSGVGLVVMVRDRGRGMTQDVLERAFEPFFHSRPAHQKYDHSTGVGLGLSVARRLADAQGLRIKLRSEPGRGTTAFITVPETLVRRAVPQDKTDAVDVAVNDLPELQKKTG, from the coding sequence ATGGCAAAGCAGGAAAAATCATTTCTGTCCTATGTGACCGGGAACGCGCTTCCCCGGGAGACGGCGGTCGACCGCCTGATCCTGTTGCAGCAGCATATGGATTTTTCCCGCCACAAGCTGGTCATGGCCCTTATCATGCTGGTCAACACGATCGGCGCCAGCTTCCTGGTGCACCGCTGGGTGCCCAACACAAATATCGAAGTCTGGATCACCATCAATCTCGGCCTGGCCCTGCTGCTCGTGATCGACTACCTGCTGAAGCGCGGCCGTCCGGCCCCCAAACAGGTCAGCGGAAAATATCTCCGCCGGTCCGAATTCCTTGCCATCGCATTCGGCCTCGCCTGGGGATCCTTGCCATTCTTCGTCGGTCCAGACGAGAATGCCGCCATGATCATGGGTGGCCTCATGATCACGCCTATGTCTGCCGGCATGGCCAGCATGCTGACCCGTGTGCCGCGCATCGTCCTGCGCTACGCCATCGCCGCCTTCGTCGCAGGCGCCGCCTACAGCGCCTTCTACCAGTCGGTTACGGGTGCGACGATCTGCGCGATGATGATCTTCTTCAAGTTTGCGCTCTATCTCGGCGCCCGGTCCAGTTACCTGGTCTACCGGTCCGATATCGACGCCACGATCAAGGCGGAGGAATCCAGGGACCTGCTGATCGGGGCGCTTGAAGCCAGCCATCAGGCTTTTGCCATCTTCAGCGAAGCCGGTGATGTCATCGTCGAGAACCAGCTCCACCAGAAAGTGTTCTCGTCGCGCGAAGACTCGCTGGAGCCGGTCGACAAGCCGATCCGGCGCGATGGCGTCTACTGGCAGAAATCGGTGGAGCATATCACCGGCGTCGGTACGGTGGTCGTCTATACGGATGTGACACGTATGGAAGAAGTGCGTTTCGAGATCGAGAATGCGCGGAATGAAGCAGAAGCGGCCAATGAGGCCAAGACGCGCTTCCTGGCCTCGATGAGCGCCGAGCTCAAGGTGCCGCTTGACGTCATCTCGGCCTGCGCCGGCGTGATTGGCTCATCGTCCAATATTCCGTGCAACGAGGAAGAAGTCAGCACCTATGCGGACAAGATCGGGGAGCAGGCCATGATCCTCTCCTCCACGCTTGACGGGATCATCAACTTCACCCGCATGGAACGTGACGATTATCTGGCGCAGTCCTCGGAAGTCTCGGTGTCGGAAGTCATCAACAATGTTGTCCGGAAGTTCACAGAGGGCGAGTATGCCCGTTTCGCAGATCGTCTGAAGGTCAGCGTCCCGCAGAATCTTTCGGCGGACATGGACGAGAACAGTTTCGAAATCATCGTCCGCAACATCATCAAGAATGCGCTCGAGGCCGGATCTTCTGCGCCGATCGTGGTCAAGGCCGGCATGGTGTCCGGTGTCGGACTGGTCGTGATGGTGCGGGACCGCGGACGCGGCATGACCCAGGATGTGCTCGAACGGGCCTTTGAACCCTTCTTCCATTCGCGTCCGGCGCACCAGAAATACGATCACTCCACCGGGGTCGGGCTTGGCCTCAGCGTGGCGCGCCGCCTGGCGGATGCCCAGGGGCTGCGCATCAAGCTACGCTCTGAACCCGGGCGGGGGACGACCGCTTTCATCACCGTGCCGGAAACGCTGGTTCGCCGGGCCGTGCCGCAGGACAAGACGGACGCAGTCGATGTGGCCGTGAATGATCTGCCGGAACTCCAGAAGAAGACTGGCTAG